DNA from Halorarum salinum:
CTGGAAGCCGAACCCCCGCTCGACCCGCTCGGGGGCGTCCTCGGGCCGGACGGTCAGCGTCCCGACGGGGACGTCCGCGGCCTCCCCGGCGGCGATCACGCGGTCCATCGCCTCCAGGAACGGCTCGGCGTCCCACTCGCCGAAGCAGCCGAGCGCGCCCGAGAGGTCGGCCGGGCCCGCGAACAGCGCGTCGACGCCGTCGACGGCCGCGATCGCCTCGGCGTTCTCCAGGCCCTCGAGCGTCTCGATCTGGGCGATGGTCACGAACGTCTCGCTCGCGCGCTCGACGTACGATCGGAAGTCGGAGCCGTACCCCGACGCGCGTCCCGACGCGATGCCGCGGGTGCCCTCCGGGGGGTACCGGAGCGAGTCGACGAGCGACTCCGCCTCCGCGGCGGTGTCGATCATCGGGACCATCACGCCGGAGACGCCGACGTCGAGGACGCGCTTGAGGTACACCGGGTCGTTCCACGGGACGCGGATGACGGTCCCCGCGTCCCCGCCCGCCGCCACGATCGCCCGGTGCATGTGCTCGACCGTCTCGAGCGTCGTCGTGGTGTGCTCGGTGTCGATGAGCACGAAGTCGAACGCGGAGGAGGCGCTCACCTCCGCGATCACAGGGCTGCCCGCCGAGACCCACGTCGCGGCGAGGTGGCGGCCGGACTCGAACGCCGCCTTCAACCGCTCGCTCATCGCTCCCCCGCGCCGTCGGGCCGCGAGCGTGGCCGGGTCGCGCGCGACTCCGCTCGCGCGGTCGCACCCGGGCGGTCGACGCTGCCGGCTGGTGTAACGTACATCGCTTCGGGGGTGAGTTCGTCCACTGTGATAAAGGTCTTTGCGTGGACACACCTCCGGGCCGGACCCGGCCGGCGCGAGCGTCGCGGCGGGAGTCGCCCGCCGTCGCCGGCCGCGACCGTCGGCCGGATGTGACTCCCTCCCAAAGGTTATGTGCGCGTCCGAACGACTCACGGTCGATTCCGGTCGGCGAGTCGCCCCGGCGGCCCTCCGGCCGCTGCGGGCGCCCGTCGACCGCGTCCGACCCCGACGGAACGGCCCGCTCGACTCGGCCCCCGACGCACCGGGGTCGGGGGAATCACCGGAGACGATCGACCGTCGCGACCGAGGAAACCAAGATGCAAATCAGCGAGATAGAGATCCACGAGTTCACCTACGAACTGGAGTCGGTGGGGACCGCCCACGGGCACCAGGTGTACGACCCGGACAGCACGCTCGAGACCCCCGCGTTCGTGCTCACGATCCGAACCGACGACGGCCTGGAGGGGCGGTATCGGAGCATCACGTTCGCGAAGTCGATGCTCGTCCAGATCGAGATGGCGGCCGCGGAGTTCCTCCTCGGCCGGGACCCGCTGGAGCGGGAGGGGATCTGGGAGGAGATCTGGCGCGGGTTCCGGCACACCGACCACATGGGGCTCGGACCCATCGACATCGCGCTCTGGGACCTCGCCGGGCGTCACTACGGCGACTCCGTCTCGAAGCTGCTCGGCGGCTACCGCGAGGAACTGCCGGCGTACGCGTCGACGTTCTTCATGGACGACGCCCCCGACGGGCTGAGCTCCCCGGCGGCGTTCGCCGAGTTCGCGGAGGAGTGTCTCGACGCCGGGTACCCCGCGTTCAAGATCCACGGCCACCCCGACGGGGACCCCGACGTGGACGTCGAGATCTGCCGCGCGGTCGCGGACGCGGTCGGCGACGAGATGGACCTGATGCTCGACCCCGCGAGCAACTACCGCACGTACCTGGACGCCAAGCGGGTCGGCCGCGTCCTGGACGAACTCGGCTTCTACTGGTACGAGGACCCGATGGCCGACACCGGTCAGAGCATCAACGCCGCGCGGAATCTGACGAGGGAACTGGACACGCCGCTGCTCGGGCTCGAACACGTACGCACGGGCCCGTTCGGACGCGCCGACCACATCGCGGGGGAGGCCGCGGAACTCGTCCGGGCCGACGTCCACCAGGACGGCGGCATCACGGGCGCGCTGAAGATCGCCCGCGTCGCCGAGGCGTTCGGGCTCGACGTGGAGCTCCACATCGGCGGCCCCGCGACCATGCACTGCATGAGCGCGATCCGAAACTCGAACTACTTCGAGCACTCGCTCGTCCACCCCAGCGGGGTCGACTGGATGAACCAGCTCGGGTTCGTGGGGTCGCCCGAGGCGCTCTCGGACGCGGGGACGGTCACCGTCCCCGAGGGACCGGGGCTCGGCGTCGAGATCGACTGGGAGTACGTGGAGGAACGGCTGACCGACCACAGCGTGATCGACAGCGCCGGCTCGGCGAACGTCGTGTGACGCGCCGGTTCGATCCCCACGACCTGACCGTCCGACGGTTTCCGGCCCGATGGTCTCCGAGCACCGCGCGGACGCCCGTCGTCCGTCGACGGGCGCAGGTCACGATCCAGTTCCGCCGGCTACGGATGCGGAACGGCGGTTCGTGGTCCGCACGGGGCGCTCGGGTCCCTCCCGGTCGACTCACGCCCGCGGTGAAAAACGGTCCGCGTCGACGTCGCGTTACTCGCCCCGTTCCAGGTCGTCCCGCCAGACGCCGACTTCCTCGTAGAAGTCCGCGGCGCCGGGGTGGACCGGCGGCAGCCCCTCGCCCTCGAGCGCGTTGACGAAGTACTCGGGGTTCTCCCCGTACGGGAAGAACGCGGGCTGGCCCTCCTGGACGCTCTCGTACTCGTCGTGGGCCACCTGCAGCATCTCGTAGACGGCCTCGTTCGGGACGTCCGGCGAGACGTAGTACTGGAAGAGGATCTGGTACCCCTGGATCTGCCCGCCGACGTCCTGATTGAAGCCGTACGAGTCCTTCTCGTAGTAGGGCACGAGCGGCGACGACTCGAAGACGTTCTTGAAGCTGTCGGACACCTCGACGGTGTGCAGGTCCGCGCGGGCGTCGACCTCGGCGAACCAGGAGGGGAGGTTGACCTCGTTGGCGCCGTAGCCCAGGATGGCGTCGATCCGGCCCTCCTCGACCGCCCCGGCGACGTCGCTCGTGTCGATGTTGACGACGTTCTCGGTCAGCTGCTCCTTGAGCTCGGGGTCCTCGTCCATGACCTCCATGAACATCGCCCTGGTCCCCCAGCCTGGCTGGAGCAGGTAGACGTTCTTGCCCAGCATGTCGTCGGTGGTCTCGATGCCGGAGCCGTCGACGGCGACGAAGAAGTCGTCGCGGACGAAGTAGCTGAAGCACTGGTACGGCACCTCCATCTCCTCCTGGAACGGGTCCTCCCCGTTCATCCCCTTTCGGACGATGTAGTTGGTGAGCCCGTACGCTTCGAGGTCGCCCTCGTCGTAGATCCGGATGCTCGGGGGGTCGCCGCCGGTGGTCTGGGTGTTCCATCGGACGCTGTCCGAGTGTTCGCGGAGGACGCGCTGGAAGGCCTGGGACGTCTGGAAGACGGTGGAGCCCTCGGTGGAGGAGCCGACGCGCATCTCGACGACGTCGTCGCCGTTGCCGCCGCCGTTCCCGCCGCCGTTCCCGTCGCCGTTGCCGCCGCCGTTCCCGTCGCCGTTGCCGCCGCCGTTCCCGTCACCGTTCCCGTCGCCCCCTCCCATACACCCGGCCATTCCGAGCACACCTAATCCAGCCGTTCCTTTTAGCATCCGCCGTCTCGTTCGAGATTCCTCTGGCATTGCGTATGTCACCATAGTTTAGGCGCTAATAAATGTGGGGGGGATTGTCACGGGCAACCGTGATTAGTAGCCGGAAGGCCGCGGATGCCGGCGGTTCAAGGGCGGGAGTCCCCGCTGCGGGCGGGGAAGACGCCGACGGAGGGCGGCGTGCCCGCTAGAACTCGAACAGCATGACGTCGAAGAGGAACGCGACGCTCCAGTAGGCGAAGATCACCGTGAGTACGGCCGCGAACGTGACCTTGACGCCCCGTCTCACCACGTCGAGGTTGTCCGGCCTGATTCCACTCGCCGCGGTCCTGAGCGAATCGCTGAAGCTATCGAGCCTACCTGCCAGGTCCTCCGGCCCTTCGGCGTCGGTTCGATCCGGGGCGTCGGCATCGGCGCTGTCGGACGTCATGGGCCGTGGTAGAAGCTCACACGGCTTAAACGTTCGTTTCCTCCGGGGCGGGCGTTCCGGGGCGCGAAACGACGGGCGGGAAAGTCGGCCAGAGACGGCTCAGAACCGACGGAGGATCGACGTGTGGACGCTCGTGACGTCCGTGTCGTTGACCGTCAGGAACTGCCACCCCATCAGGACCACGACCACGACGAACGTCCCCATCCGAATGAACTCGTTAGGCGATGCCATGATGACGATGCCGAGCACGGCGAACACGAAACTCAACGCGAGGTTGGCCGGTCGGCTCGTGAACGCCTTGCCGTAGTAGTTGAGCCCGTGGACGAGCGAGAAGGCGCCGAGCAGCAGCAGGGCCGAGGAGAGGAGTTTGTACGCGGTCAGCCCCTCGACGATTATTTCCGGGTTGTAGATGAACGCGAACGGAAGCACGAACAGGGGGGCGGCGATCTTGATCGCCTCGATCGCGGACTTCCAGAAGTTCGACCCCGCGATCCCGGTCGTCACGACGACGGCGATGGCGATCGGCGGCGTGATCCCGGACAGGATCGCCGCGTAGAAGACGAAGTAGTGGACGGGAAGCCGGGCCAGCTCGAACCCCTCGATGAGCGACGGCGCGACGAGCAGCGCGACGATGGTGTAGGCCGCGACCGTCGGCATGCCGAGCCCGAGAATCATACAGATGAGCATCGCGAGCAGGAGCGCGATGATGAGCACCCCCCCGGAGAGTTCCATCAGCGCGAGCGCGAGCTTCCCGGGCACGCCGGTCGTGACGAGGACGTCCACGATCGCGTTGATCGCCGCGACGATGACGGCGATCGGCGCGAAGATGAGCGCACCGTACTTGAGCCCGCTCAGCGTCTGTTCGAACACGTCGAGGACGGACGTCTCGTTCCACCCGAGGAGCCGCTCGAACATGGGGAACGTGATCCCCGTCAGGAACATCGTGACGGACGTGTACAGCGCCGCCGACATCACCGTCCACTGTGCGACGCCGAGCGTGTAGAGCAGGACCACGAAGGGGATCGCGAGTTTGACGGTCTCGGACAGGAACGCCGGACCCGACTTGCGTTCCCCCACGTCCGCGTCGTCCCCGATGGTGAGGCCGGTCTGGATGTCCTGGTTGATCGCGGCGTAGTGGACCGCGATGGCGACGGAGAGGTAGAAGACGAGCGCGGGCACGATCCCGGCGAGCACGACGTCGATGTACGTGATCCCCAGGATCGACGCCATGATGAACGCGGCCGCGCCCATGACCGGCGGCATGATCTGCCCGCCGGAGGACGCGACGGCCTCGACGCCCGCGGCCGTTTCCTTCTTCATGCCCGCGTCCTTCATCAGCGGGATGGTGACCGACCCGGTCATCGCGGCGTTCGCCACCTGGGCGCCGTTGATCGACCCGATGGCCAGGCTCGCGACGACCGCGGACTGTGCGATGCCCGACTCGACGAACTCGGACACCCTGAACGCGATCCGCATCACGTAATCGAACGCGCCGTACCCGTTCAACAGCCCGGCGTACAGCAGGAACAGCGCGACCCAGGCGGCCACGATGCCGCTGATGGAGCCGAAGAAGCCGCTGAAGTCCATGACGAACACGTTCAGGATCCGATCCATCGTCAGCCCGCCGTGTCCGATGATGCCGGGGAGGTGCGGCCCGAGCCAGGCGTACAGCCCGCCGCCGGCGATGACGGCCAGGAACGCCATCCCGAACGCCCGGTAGATCAGGTAGAACATGGCCAGCGTGAACATGAGCGCGAGGACGTACTCGTGGTGGTACGACGTGCCGCGCCGCATGAACAGGAGCTCATCGAAGTTGAGGATCAGGTACGTCGTCGTCACGACGACGATGCCCAGCGTGACGGTGAGCAGGTAGGTGTCGACCACCTTACG
Protein-coding regions in this window:
- a CDS encoding enolase C-terminal domain-like protein → MQISEIEIHEFTYELESVGTAHGHQVYDPDSTLETPAFVLTIRTDDGLEGRYRSITFAKSMLVQIEMAAAEFLLGRDPLEREGIWEEIWRGFRHTDHMGLGPIDIALWDLAGRHYGDSVSKLLGGYREELPAYASTFFMDDAPDGLSSPAAFAEFAEECLDAGYPAFKIHGHPDGDPDVDVEICRAVADAVGDEMDLMLDPASNYRTYLDAKRVGRVLDELGFYWYEDPMADTGQSINAARNLTRELDTPLLGLEHVRTGPFGRADHIAGEAAELVRADVHQDGGITGALKIARVAEAFGLDVELHIGGPATMHCMSAIRNSNYFEHSLVHPSGVDWMNQLGFVGSPEALSDAGTVTVPEGPGLGVEIDWEYVEERLTDHSVIDSAGSANVV
- a CDS encoding TRAP transporter permease, which encodes MAEHESGTSFGPAVAIDKLLTVLSIVLWGVAIYYAYTQQWERILYTLGLFGLAFSMYVLNEMVDSIEERKVVDTYLLTVTLGIVVVTTTYLILNFDELLFMRRGTSYHHEYVLALMFTLAMFYLIYRAFGMAFLAVIAGGGLYAWLGPHLPGIIGHGGLTMDRILNVFVMDFSGFFGSISGIVAAWVALFLLYAGLLNGYGAFDYVMRIAFRVSEFVESGIAQSAVVASLAIGSINGAQVANAAMTGSVTIPLMKDAGMKKETAAGVEAVASSGGQIMPPVMGAAAFIMASILGITYIDVVLAGIVPALVFYLSVAIAVHYAAINQDIQTGLTIGDDADVGERKSGPAFLSETVKLAIPFVVLLYTLGVAQWTVMSAALYTSVTMFLTGITFPMFERLLGWNETSVLDVFEQTLSGLKYGALIFAPIAVIVAAINAIVDVLVTTGVPGKLALALMELSGGVLIIALLLAMLICMILGLGMPTVAAYTIVALLVAPSLIEGFELARLPVHYFVFYAAILSGITPPIAIAVVVTTGIAGSNFWKSAIEAIKIAAPLFVLPFAFIYNPEIIVEGLTAYKLLSSALLLLGAFSLVHGLNYYGKAFTSRPANLALSFVFAVLGIVIMASPNEFIRMGTFVVVVVLMGWQFLTVNDTDVTSVHTSILRRF
- a CDS encoding TAXI family TRAP transporter solute-binding subunit; amino-acid sequence: MGGGDGNGDGNGGGNGDGNGGGNGDGNGGGNGGGNGDDVVEMRVGSSTEGSTVFQTSQAFQRVLREHSDSVRWNTQTTGGDPPSIRIYDEGDLEAYGLTNYIVRKGMNGEDPFQEEMEVPYQCFSYFVRDDFFVAVDGSGIETTDDMLGKNVYLLQPGWGTRAMFMEVMDEDPELKEQLTENVVNIDTSDVAGAVEEGRIDAILGYGANEVNLPSWFAEVDARADLHTVEVSDSFKNVFESSPLVPYYEKDSYGFNQDVGGQIQGYQILFQYYVSPDVPNEAVYEMLQVAHDEYESVQEGQPAFFPYGENPEYFVNALEGEGLPPVHPGAADFYEEVGVWRDDLERGE
- a CDS encoding HpcH/HpaI aldolase family protein, with product MSERLKAAFESGRHLAATWVSAGSPVIAEVSASSAFDFVLIDTEHTTTTLETVEHMHRAIVAAGGDAGTVIRVPWNDPVYLKRVLDVGVSGVMVPMIDTAAEAESLVDSLRYPPEGTRGIASGRASGYGSDFRSYVERASETFVTIAQIETLEGLENAEAIAAVDGVDALFAGPADLSGALGCFGEWDAEPFLEAMDRVIAAGEAADVPVGTLTVRPEDAPERVERGFGFQIVGKDTTALREANERALELYDEAADR